From the Alteromonas sp. CI.11.F.A3 genome, the window TATCAGCTAGATTTTGATTATTTAAATATTCCAGTCCTTGACCATACCAGCCCCACCCAAGAACAACTTACCCTTGCGATTAATTGGTTAGATCAACAACTTGTTGAAGGTAAAAATGTGGTTGTGCATTGCGCACTTGGTAGAGGTCGTTCTGTATTAGTGCTAGCTGCCTACCTACTGGCTAGGGATCCCTCGTTATCCATTTTAGATGCGATGGATAAAATTCAAGCAGTTCGTTCTACAGCAAGACTTAACAAACATCAGTTAGCAGCACTTGAAAAAATAAAGAATGGCGGCAGCTTGTCGTTGACTAAGCGTCTTACTCTTATTGCCAACCCTGTTGCTGGAGGGGGTAAATGGGAAGTTGAAAAGGCGGATATTCTGTCAAGACTAAACGAAAAATTTAAAGTTACCGTTAAAGAAACAACAGCTGAAATAAACGGTGAAGTATTGGCTAAAGAAGCCTTAGTCGACGGGGCACAAATTATTGTTGCCTGTGGAGGCGACGGCACCATCACCGAAGTGGCCAATGCCCTTACCGATAAAAACGTCACACTAGGGGTTATTCCACTTGGTACTGCCAATGCCCTTTGTCAGGTGCTACATGGATATGCCAGTAAAATTGTTCCCATCAGTACAGCATGTGACATCATTATTGACGGCAAAACTGCAGATATCGATACTGCCCAGTGTAATGGTCGAATGATGTTACTGGTTGCTGCGGTTGGGTTTGAAGAGCATATGATTTCTGCCGCGGATCGGGGCGAGAAAGATTCAGGTGGACAATTTGCCTACCTTAAGGGGCTATGGGAAGCCATAGGGAAAAATGACAACCTTAGTTTTCAAGTAAAGTTTGATGAAGATGAAGCCCAGCATCTAGAAACACCAAGCTTAGTAATAGCTAATGCCGCGCCAATTACCACCGCACTTGCTCAAGGCGGAAATCTACCTGATGTAACCGATGGTAAATTAGATATCACATGGCTAACGCCGCAAGATTCTTCTGACCGACAACTACTCTCTTTGGCAGAGCTTGTTTTTGGGCCTGAAGAATATAAAACCAGTTCAGACAGCATCAGGCACAAACAAACCCCATCAATATCCCTTTATTTTGAGGAAGAAGTACCTTATGCGGTTGATGGTGAGATTTTCAGCGCTCGTGAAATCAATATCACCACACACCCTGCTAGTCTTAGGGTATTAACTGGTATAGACCATGCGCAAAATAACAGTCAATCCGCTTCACAATAGCTATAGGTAAAGATTACCGCAAACCCTATGTAAGAAATGCATTATTTAAGCGGTTACTTATGTATCGTAATAATAAGTAACCGCTAAAAGCTGAATTTACAATGACTTAGTGAGCTCGATATAGTGGAACGCTTCTCGCATTAACTAAACGTGTAATGTGTAAAGTGCTTTTTACGCCATATTTTTAGTTCAACTAGTTGAGGGATTACCGATGAAGATTTTCGAAGCGTTACGCCAAGATCATGAGAAACAAAGACTGTTACTTAAAATTCTCGCTGAGACCAGTGGAGACACGGCTGCACGCCGAGAGTATTACCAAGAGCTTAAAAACCAGCTTGAAAGTCATGCAATTGCAGAGGAGCGCCATTTTTATTCTCCTCTACTTAAAAAAGATGACGCTGTCGATTTAACCCGTCATGGTATTGCAGAGCATCATGAAATTGATGAGCTTATTGAAAAACTGGATGAGACCAAAATGGACTCACCAGGATGGCTACGTCACTTAAAATCTCTTCAGGAAAAAGTTGAGCATCACCTTGCTGATGAAGAGCAAGAGTTTTTCCAAGTTGCAGGCCGACTTCTTAACGATTCTCAAAAGAATAAACTTGCTGATTCTTACCAAGAAGAAATGGCAAAAGAACTCGCGCCTCACTAGGCGCGCGTTTTACCTAAATCTTACGAATACAAAAAAGGCCAGTCATATACTGGCCTTTCTTTTAATGTTTGGTTTTACTAAAAATTAGTAAAATAAACTATCGTTTAGCAATAATGTACACGGCGTGGATAACACCAGGGAAATAGCCAAACAATGTTAGAAGGATGTTTATCCAAAACTGAGCGCCAATACCAACTTGTAAGAATACACCTAGAGGGGGCAGTAAAATTGAAAGTATAATGCGAATAATGTCCATAATAATATCCTTGTTTTTGAAGTAATTTCACAGTTTACCCACTCTAACTGCAATAACTCACGCTTTTGAGCAGGCTTTGCTTTTATAATGCATATATTCTGCCAACAATAAGGGATTTACTGGTTCACGTCTATTCGCCTAAAGGTGAATTTTCTAACCACTCCTCTAGAGCATCCTTCGCTAAAGGTCGGCTAATGAAGAAACCTTGCGCAATATCACAGCCCCACTCTTTCAAAATATTTAACGATATCTCGTCTTCTACCCCTTCAGCGACCACTTTCAAATCGAATGCAGAAGCTAATCCCAGCACGGTGTGAACTATTTGTTTATCGTTGTCATCGGTGGCTAACGACAAAATAAAGCTCTTATCGATTTTGATGGTATCCACAGGCAGGTTCTTCAAATACGCAAGTGATGAGTAACCAGTACCAAAATCATCGATAGCAAAGTGAAACCCTCTGCTGGTCAATGAGTTCAAGTTTTCAATAGCAAGTGAGGCGTCGGCCACCAAATCACTTTCTGTTATTTCTAGCTCTAGCGCATCAGGTGAAAGTGCCGCATCGGTAAGCATCGAAACCAATTTATCGAGTAGCGGCTTATTTTGAATGTCTTGCGTTGATAAATTCATCGCTACCGTAAAGCCATAGCCTTTCTGCCTGAAGTAGGACAAATCAGCAATGGTTTGCTGCATAACCCAAGTCGTGACTTGTTCA encodes:
- a CDS encoding hemerythrin domain-containing protein; translated protein: MKIFEALRQDHEKQRLLLKILAETSGDTAARREYYQELKNQLESHAIAEERHFYSPLLKKDDAVDLTRHGIAEHHEIDELIEKLDETKMDSPGWLRHLKSLQEKVEHHLADEEQEFFQVAGRLLNDSQKNKLADSYQEEMAKELAPH
- a CDS encoding diacylglycerol kinase family protein → MKMVKYYVLGAILALVLTWFSPTLWLSVIFAWISFSLIAVSSAYLLNYPALFRKREDGSIPIYIRWVFVPFLLGSWLYNEYARRTDKVPPFQRIDDQLYLGCRMSSQHVDMLKNNNINAILDVTAEFDGLDWTAYQLDFDYLNIPVLDHTSPTQEQLTLAINWLDQQLVEGKNVVVHCALGRGRSVLVLAAYLLARDPSLSILDAMDKIQAVRSTARLNKHQLAALEKIKNGGSLSLTKRLTLIANPVAGGGKWEVEKADILSRLNEKFKVTVKETTAEINGEVLAKEALVDGAQIIVACGGDGTITEVANALTDKNVTLGVIPLGTANALCQVLHGYASKIVPISTACDIIIDGKTADIDTAQCNGRMMLLVAAVGFEEHMISAADRGEKDSGGQFAYLKGLWEAIGKNDNLSFQVKFDEDEAQHLETPSLVIANAAPITTALAQGGNLPDVTDGKLDITWLTPQDSSDRQLLSLAELVFGPEEYKTSSDSIRHKQTPSISLYFEEEVPYAVDGEIFSAREINITTHPASLRVLTGIDHAQNNSQSASQ
- a CDS encoding YqaE/Pmp3 family membrane protein, whose protein sequence is MDIIRIILSILLPPLGVFLQVGIGAQFWINILLTLFGYFPGVIHAVYIIAKR